Genomic segment of Candoia aspera isolate rCanAsp1 chromosome 2, rCanAsp1.hap2, whole genome shotgun sequence:
ctcccccaccccccaatccttCCATGTCTCAGTGAAATGAAAAACACAGCTTTCCACTTCTAAAAGCAACTGGCAAACCCTTGTTCAACCGCCTTACCTGCATAGGGCTTGGTCCTGTGTCAGAAGGGCCCAGACCAGTTGCCAACAGTGCTGAGTTTAAAGCTAGGACAGCGGGAGGGGTGGAAAGTGCTGGGAAGAGCAGGGGCTGTAGAGTTTCAGGCAGGCTGGCGAAGGGCTCCAACAGGGGCTCTGTTGCGGCTGCTTCCCTCTGCCCTTCGCAAGTTGCCTCTGGCAGCGCCAGCAGCGATGCCAGGAGCCCGCTTGGCTGTTGTAGCAAATCCAGGCTGGGCAGCACAAGAGGCAACAAGGGCTGTCCGTCTGGCTCCTCCTGCAGGTTAAGAGGGGGAAGGGGTGTCTCTGGGCCCAAGGTCAGTGAGAAGGGGAAGGAGCCCAGGGGGAGCAGCCCAGGAGGTAGAGCATTCCCAAACGGCAGGGCTTGTTCCTGTGCCAGGAAGGGGAACGGATCGGTGCCTGTGGGCAGCGGACAGCCCACGCCCCCACCTTCCACTGTGCTGGTGGTGACAGTAACAgggctgggggtgggaggggctttGGGAGTCAGGAGAGAAGccgaagcagcagcagcagcacctggaggaaagaaaacaaaggcaTCACAGATCGAGGGCCTGTTCCCAGAATGGATGCCCTTTGCAACACCTCCCGGCCAGAGCGCATGCCCAGTGCCATATGCAGCCAAACTCTCAGCAATTCACACTCAGGCGCTTACTCCGCTTAACCCCTTACACAAGGGTTTAAATTTCCAATGTAGGCTTGTGAGCAACATCTCCATTTTGGGGGGTGACAGGGCTCCTGTACATTTTAAGGGATATACAGGGAGCCAAATTCATCATGGTGCAACTTCCCAATACACAGTGCTGGGAAAAGCTGCTCCTGTTCAACTGCTAAAGGCTCAGGAGCTTTGTGTTTCCCACCTTCCAACCCCAACTCCTCAAAGTTAGCAATTCTGCTTGGGCCTTAAACCAAGGCCTTCCTATAGTCTGTTGTTCACAGCACTTTTTGCCAAAGTGTAAGCCACAGGTACCACAAGAGAGTTTGGTTTGAGTAAACTTTCACAGGAATGTGGTATACCACTAACTATCTCTCTAACCATCTCTCTCTGGCTGTCTTtgcacaatattaaaaaaaaaaaggcctttgtCCAAATGCCTGATTAATGTGCACCtcgatttattttattcaatgctCCCCCAAGCCCTCCATTTCATACATGGCTCTTTGGCCCAAACTTTAACCTACTGTACCATTTGAACCAGAATCTGTAACCTGTGACGAGTCTTGATTACAAATTCAGGTTTCCGCACACTGAGCTTTGCATGAGCAGAAAGGGTCAGATGGCAATGTGGCTCGGGCAGGGCCTTTTGGTTCAGCAGGGATAAGGTCTGCTCTCCAGGCCCAGAAAAGGGAGGCAAGACAACCAGGAGGCCTGGCCAAAAGGTGATGCCATGGGGCCAGCAATCCCCTGCCTTCTCTCTCCTTGAAGAGAAGAGGAAGCAAACGCCCCAGGGCCCCCAGACAGCTGTCACTTGGCTGCAGCTCCCAGTCTGGGGAAGGCAGGCCAGAGCCAAGGAAGGCCACCTCCACCTCCATGCACAAACCTACCTGGGGGTCCATGGGATCCAAGCGGGGAGGTGGGAGGTTTTGGCTGTGGGGAACTCCCTGAGATCTGTTCGGAAGACGTGGAGGCCAGCTGCCCAAAGAGGCTGAGGAGCTGGCTGTTGAAGTCTTGGAAGGGGGGCAAAGAGTTGGGGCTGTCGCCAGCAGGGGCCTGGGGAAGCGGGGGCAGGCTGGGCGTAGGTGAGCTCCCAGGAGGAGCCAGCAGACTGAGCAGGGAGGACAGCGGCTGTACCGGGGCAGCTGAGCTCGGGGGTCCGTTCTTGGCCTCTCCTCCGGGGGGCTGGTCCCGAGGCCAGGGGTGTCGGGTCAGTGTCTCCTCAGGGTGGGTGACCCCGGCCTGCCCTGCGTGGGAGTCCTTGAGCAGGCGCAGGACGGTGGGGGAGCGACGCTGCCGCCGAGGCGTCCGCCCGCCCACCACCGACAGCAGCAAGCGGTTGGGTAAAGTGCTGGCGGCCAGCTCATCAGGGCGCCCCCTGCTGGCCAGCTGGGCCTTGGCGGCTGCGCTCAACAAGCTGCTGGCTGGGAAAGAGCCTGGGCCCTGCGGAGGAAGGAGCAGCAGGCCAGGTGGTCCTTTGCCTTCCAGGGCAGCTCCTAAGGGCACTGAGGGCAGGTTATTGCTGCTTTGGTTGGTTAAGGCGTTGGTCAGGGGTGCTGCGTCCAAGCTGGAGGGCCTGGGAGCCAGGCGGTGTCCAGGAAGGCCCTGCTCGGAGGAGGCGGAGGAGTGCCGGGACCGCTGAGGAGAAGGCTCGGCACTGCCTGCTGACGAGGAAACCGAGGAGAGGCTGGTGGGGGCAGGTGAGCCAGCGGCACTCGCCTGTGACCCCAGAGGGATGGGGCGGCCACTCCAGGGGCTGCCCTCTTGACCGGACCCCGCCTCGTCCAGCAGGGGGAAGAGAAAACTGCTGGAAGAGTAGGGCCGGGGCGATGCATCTGTAGCGGTCTTGCTGGGCAGGAAGGACTCCCCAGCAGCATTCAGTTCAGACGGGAAGGCTGGGCGGGCGCTGCCATTGACGGTGGCCGGAAGACGGCCTGGGAAGACATCCCCAAAGAGAGTGTTGTGATGGCGGGGAACGGAGGAGCTTGGGCCAGACCAGGCACTGCCATAGCGATCAGAGGGACACTGCAAGGAGAGATCCGGCCCCTTGGGCAAGCTGGTCGGAGCTTTGCTGGAAAGAGTCTGTGGCAGGCAAGTGCTGGGCCCTGGCGTGGCTGGGTGAGATGGCAGGGTCAGTCCAGCCCCTGGAAATATATACAAAGATGATTATTCTCCAAAAGGAAGGACAAGCAGGAAGCCCCACTTTACACCAAGAGGCTGGCTAGGTGATTGGAGGGAATGAGAACACAGAAGGTAAGACAGCAGGTacaaaaaataatctaaaatcaAGTTTCTTTTAAACAAGCTGGGGCACCCAAGTTCCTCCACCTCAGCAGCAAGACAGAAAAGCTAATCTTCACCACATTTCAGATCTTCAGAGGCATATTTGTTTCCAGTTTTAAGgcatgcttcttttttttcaatcGGGTGCCATTATAATATTGTCATGGAGTTACTATAATCGGGGGTATTATCATTGTTacttattgtttttactttttttttcttgttggttTTAATCCTACATTTGCCACGCAGAGTCACAGCGGCAAGACGGGTAGCTATCTGCATGGctatattaaatacatacatacatatgaaatatttgtttagaaatctttatttattcagaaatagccTTACTTTTTTTGTGTGCGCCACTGATCTTGGCATGGCTTCTTAACAGGGCAATCAAGAATTTCTTAACAGGGCAATCAAGAATTCTTACTCAGACTCTTGCTCATCCCAAGCAAGAGGGCAGATGACAAGCACCACGACAAAGAACAGCTGAAGAGGAGACGTACGCACAGAAAACAAAACCAGGCCATAAAGCAGACAACAAAATTACCTGGCCCCAGATGCGGCAGGCCCAGCGGCCCATGGCTCTCCATGCTGCGATAAAGTGTGGCCATTGCCACAATTTTCCGCCGGTGATTGCAGAGCTTGGTCATGTCCTGGTCTCCCTTGCTGCCTTCACTCCCAATCACTATTGCTTCTGGGTCGAAGTTGAAAACCTAACCGTAATGGGGAAAGGTTAAATGGCTGAAGACCCACCTTCCTCCAGCGTAGAAAGGGTGCTATGGCAGGAATTCGGCCATGCCTTGGTTCTAGTTGGAATCAGGACTGTGGCTGAATATCAGAAACCTCATGTTTCAAGTTCTTATGAGCCTTTCAGAAGGatgtcccactgatttcagtgggatttgaGCACAACCTCTAGCCCTTGATTATCACTGCATGCTGCTAGTGATAATTTGAACCTGTGTTCAATTTTAATCTAAATGAAACATAATCTAGTTGGGGGATTGTCTAGGTCTCACCCATTACTTTTTGCCAGCAAGCTACTCAAAGCACAAGTGTGGTGCTTGGCCTGGAAGAGATTGCCCTCCCCTGGATTTCAGCATGTACAGGACCACGAACTGAAGCATTCTGCCTTTCTACACTAGTGTGTACTTACAGTAGCtaactgtaataaaaatacaGGACATAAAATGAACCATTAAAGAAAGGAGATTAAAATTGACAGTTAAAAGACTAATGAAAGAGCAAGTTTTGGTTGCTCTTAGGAAGAATGGGGGTTCAATGTATCTCTTCAAGAACTCCATTCCACAGCCTGGAAAGGAACCAGAAGGTTCCGTCTCTTTGGCCAGCTAAAGGAGACTGAGAGTGgcaggtgtgtttgtgtgtctgtatgtgtgggGGTGTGTAAACTTTAGAAGAGCGTCTCCCACAGACCTTAATTGCCAGACAAGTTTATAATGGGTGAGGGGGCCCCACAAATCTATGTCTAGCCTTAGAACCCTACTGACGATAACGAGACTTGCCGAAGCACAGAGGTAGTGCAGTCTTCCTCAAACTGGTGTCCTCCAGGTGTCCTGTAATTCAGTTTCTATGCTCTCCCAACCAGCCTAGCCCACAGGTACGATTATGGAAGCTGATCCAGGAGACACCTGGAGAGCCCTACGGTAAAGAAAGCTAGGGTGGAAGATCATGTTCTTCGCTGATCTATCCCCTGACTAGCAGGAAATACGTCCCAGTGATAAAGCACGTGCTTTGCATGCAAACGTTCCCAGGCTCCGTTCCTGCCACCTGCACAAAGACTGAGAAAGACACCTGGCTGAAACTAGAAAGCTCTAGGCAGCCAGCTAGAAAAGCTACAGTAGAAGGACCAAAGTCTAATTTGCTGTAAGAGTTTCCTACGTTTTTGCTATGCATGATTAGTCTCTCTTACTTGTGGGGATTTGTTTCCACTTGGGCAAAGCTTGAAAAATTCTTCCCCAGATCCCACTCTCAACGTATCAGGCACTAATCAGCTTCTCTCCTAAGTCCTCTACCTTGTGCACGTTGAGGGGACACTCCAGTCCGCACTTGCAAGTGCCGTCCGCCAGCAGATACGCACGAGTCTGCTCCAGTGAGGCCAAGCTTGTCCCACTAGGactaggagaaagaaaagagggacAGCCCAGATTAGCACGAAAGCAGCAGTGGAGGAGAAAGAAATGGTCCCGTGCACAGCCGGGGGCATACTGTACCTGATATAGCACACTCTGCCCTCTTCCACCCTGCGCTGCCAGCCCACAGGCACAGGTGTGACTGCTGGGCGCCCACCTCGATCCACACCAGAGCACTCATCGCCGCCATTCATTGTGCTCCCTCAGCGCTTGGGCACCTGGAAGAGCCCACGGTTATTAGGATGGCAGTGGTTAAAGAGCACTGGGGGCAGCAGCAGGAGAGGGTCCCAGCTAGTATCAGTGGGGATGGAAATGTAAGAGACATGGATCCAAGAGCTGAGGCCTACTCTAAACTGAGAAGAGTGAGGCCTACAGTACTTGCACAGGCCTGACAGCATTGAGGAGCTGTGGAGTCTCAAGGCTTCTGCTGCCTTTACAAACAAGGCACAGATTTCGCCCTTAGCTATGCTCCAAAGCCTGGTGTCTGAAACTGGGTCCCTACCTCCAAGTCTCTCAATTCCCCAGGTAAAACCTTTGGCAGAATAAACAGCTTGCCTCTGAGCCTTTCCTATCTGGGAAGGTGAGATTAGCTCTAGGACTGCGAGAGGCTTTGTGTCATGGGTAAGAGTTATTATTAGCTGAGCCAGGAGCAGAATGGCTTCAAGCCAAGCTATACAACCAACAGAATCACATGTTGGGGATTCTGCCACTTTGGATTCCAGGTAGGAGGGAGTCCCATCTTCTTTTAcaatggagtttttttttaaaggacaacaacaacaacaacaacaacaacaacccatatTTCCCTACTATATCTTACAACCCAAAGTGGTAAAGCCATAGAAGAACTCAGCCCTAAGATTCTAGGTTGGGGAGAAGCACAAAGACTGGGGCCATCCGAGAGAAAGAGAGCAAACAGGCCAGGAATGGCAagtggagaaaataaaagagagagacagaagtgtGGCATTGCATGAACTGGGATGGTAGCAGGACATGACCTAAAGCAGCAGAAGGTCTGAAGGGGGTCAAGGAAACAGACTTGCATTATCTGTTTGCCCCCCTACCCTCTCCTCCCCCAATTTACTGGGCCGCTCTGCCCTACTAAACAAATTCAGGAGAGAGCCGTGAAACAGCAAACAGCTGGCTGATCCTTTAATCCAGCTCTGCTATGCAGATGGCTCGTACCTGCTCATGGCTGCAAACCTCGCGGCAGGCGATGTTAAGGCTGGGTGTGTTCCCTTGAGGCACTCATAGTCTAGCAGCCTCCCTTCTGAGAATCCAGATGGTGCCCTGTCCAGCAAGCTCACGCCACTCAGCAGCCACACTAGCCTACCCCtggaaaggaaggagaacatGAAGTTGTGACTCCTCAGgtgaggagaaagagggagataaGATTCTCCAGAGGCAGTTGTATCTCTTGATAGAAACCAACTGggtcaaatatatatatatatatttgctaatATTAGGACACCGTTCTAATGTATCACCATTCCAATTTGTCACTTTAAAATCAATCACGCCTTACTATTTGGTGTGGTACAAGGAAGTGATAGATACACACCCAAGGAAAACAAGGCCTACCATTAGATTCCCAATTATTATGAGGATTAAAATcccagtttaaagaaaaaaactttattcTCTTTGCCAACTTGAATGTGACTGCAGTACACTGCTTAAAATACAAGGCGCCATGGGAATCCTTGGGGAACTGACCTGGACATATTGATATATATTGCACACCACCAGATCCCTAACCCTTTCTCAGCATAATCTGCACATTCAGCCAAACGGTAAATCCTTAAAGAGACAACAGTCAACTTGGAATACATCAGATATTTGGGGTAAGAGTTCCcatattgggggagatgggcggtgacatacatacatacatacatacatacatacatacatacataaatatgccACACAACCAGTTAACAGGGCCAGTGATTGGGGATTCTGGGCATTATAGTTTAAAGCATCTTGAGGGAACCACCAGGTTACCTGCTCTTGGACTAGTTATATCACTGCAGATGAGGGTATAATTTCCCACTATTCTCTTAAATAAACATGCAGAAGAATCCAGGTTCAACCTCTGGCGTGTTCATACAGAAAA
This window contains:
- the MBD6 gene encoding methyl-CpG-binding domain protein 6 isoform X2, which encodes MNGGDECSGVDRGGRPAVTPVPVGWQRRVEEGRVCYISPSGTSLASLEQTRAYLLADGTCKCGLECPLNVHKVFNFDPEAIVIGSEGSKGDQDMTKLCNHRRKIVAMATLYRSMESHGPLGLPHLGPGAGLTLPSHPATPGPSTCLPQTLSSKAPTSLPKGPDLSLQCPSDRYGSAWSGPSSSVPRHHNTLFGDVFPGRLPATVNGSARPAFPSELNAAGESFLPSKTATDASPRPYSSSSFLFPLLDEAGSGQEGSPWSGRPIPLGSQASAAGSPAPTSLSSVSSSAGSAEPSPQRSRHSSASSEQGLPGHRLAPRPSSLDAAPLTNALTNQSSNNLPSVPLGAALEGKGPPGLLLLPPQGPGSFPASSLLSAAAKAQLASRGRPDELAASTLPNRLLLSVVGGRTPRRQRRSPTVLRLLKDSHAGQAGVTHPEETLTRHPWPRDQPPGGEAKNGPPSSAAPVQPLSSLLSLLAPPGSSPTPSLPPLPQAPAGDSPNSLPPFQDFNSQLLSLFGQLASTSSEQISGSSPQPKPPTSPLGSHGPPGAAAAASASLLTPKAPPTPSPVTVTTSTVEGGGVGCPLPTGTDPFPFLAQEQALPFGNALPPGLLPLGSFPFSLTLGPETPLPPLNLQEEPDGQPLLPLVLPSLDLLQQPSGLLASLLALPEATCEGQREAAATEPLLEPFASLPETLQPLLFPALSTPPAVLALNSALLATGLGPSDTGPSPMQTGLASTPVAPTSTNTTPTTTEGTPSASGRLNPLLPQLVNPLLSTTLLGDLSSLNPASGPSLIGSPLLQAPQPLLPPSLQGPLGIQLFQGQLPLLAGSTPLACLLQSLQLNPGFGAPEKLVLPSEPPASTLSSVPPVPETEPGHHAVLPPCTDTALPSALESPRALEPARQGQQEAPAGPESSGSHSPHKRLRRGPEELNGDSASSLPRGPLRGSKTGRRGGGRGRGRRHFNGQLPELGTGHLSHPTWRCNGEMVASSAESQAGPFAVQEIKRTLVLK
- the MBD6 gene encoding methyl-CpG-binding domain protein 6 isoform X1, producing the protein MNGGDECSGVDRGGRPAVTPVPVGWQRRVEEGRVCYISPSGTSLASLEQTRAYLLADGTCKCGLECPLNVHKVFNFDPEAIVIGSEGSKGDQDMTKLCNHRRKIVAMATLYRSMESHGPLGLPHLGPGAGLTLPSHPATPGPSTCLPQTLSSKAPTSLPKGPDLSLQCPSDRYGSAWSGPSSSVPRHHNTLFGDVFPGRLPATVNGSARPAFPSELNAAGESFLPSKTATDASPRPYSSSSFLFPLLDEAGSGQEGSPWSGRPIPLGSQASAAGSPAPTSLSSVSSSAGSAEPSPQRSRHSSASSEQGLPGHRLAPRPSSLDAAPLTNALTNQSSNNLPSVPLGAALEGKGPPGLLLLPPQGPGSFPASSLLSAAAKAQLASRGRPDELAASTLPNRLLLSVVGGRTPRRQRRSPTVLRLLKDSHAGQAGVTHPEETLTRHPWPRDQPPGGEAKNGPPSSAAPVQPLSSLLSLLAPPGSSPTPSLPPLPQAPAGDSPNSLPPFQDFNSQLLSLFGQLASTSSEQISGSSPQPKPPTSPLGSHGPPGAAAAASASLLTPKAPPTPSPVTVTTSTVEGGGVGCPLPTGTDPFPFLAQEQALPFGNALPPGLLPLGSFPFSLTLGPETPLPPLNLQEEPDGQPLLPLVLPSLDLLQQPSGLLASLLALPEATCEGQREAAATEPLLEPFASLPETLQPLLFPALSTPPAVLALNSALLATGLGPSDTGPSPMQTGLASTPVAPTSTNTTPTTTEGTPSASGRLNPLLPQLVNPLLSTTLLGDLSSLNPASGPSLIGSPLLQAPQPLLPPSLQGPLGIQLFQGQLPLLAGSTPLACLLQSLQLNPGFGAPEKLVLPSEPPASTLSSVPPVPETEPGHHAVLPPCTDTALPSALESPRALEPARQGQQEAPAGPESSGSHSPHKRLRRGPEELNGDSASSLPRGPLRGSKTGRRGGGRGRGRRHFNGQLPELGTGHLSHPTWRCNGEMVASSAESQAGPFAVQEIKGPPGRRPARRGRRRKSSGVRPSARPETTRIRGPSVDPGSSPLVDYTVARRPRPGRPVKNRRRKLAT